A stretch of the Streptomyces sp. NBC_00654 genome encodes the following:
- a CDS encoding helix-turn-helix transcriptional regulator, with product MARERSGRTAQHLVLVARLRHLREGAGLSIPQAARRLEWHPSTLRRLEQARTSLDVGQVSALLTTYGASGAEAGDIMSRLNTANMPGWWHPWRDAMDPWQMDLMSVESAANFLRVWDPALVPLLLRTPDYAMAVEATLRPELDEAARRRRADLLVERQIRLREQQARVWAVLPVSALRCRVGGAGVMREQLSSLREAADQRELTVQLHAEDAPPHPLTGLPALSLYRVETPEIADHVVREGGLPGTADVWDTDSPVQEYRTMLDVSCVMAMKPTQTREVLQDEYARQSA from the coding sequence GTGGCGCGCGAGAGGTCGGGCAGGACCGCGCAGCACCTCGTTCTCGTGGCCCGTCTGCGGCATCTGCGGGAGGGTGCGGGTCTGTCGATCCCCCAGGCGGCCCGCCGTCTGGAGTGGCATCCCTCGACGCTGCGGCGGCTGGAGCAGGCGCGGACGAGTCTGGACGTGGGGCAGGTCTCCGCACTGCTCACCACCTACGGGGCCAGTGGTGCGGAGGCCGGCGACATCATGAGCCGGCTGAACACGGCGAACATGCCCGGCTGGTGGCATCCGTGGCGTGACGCGATGGACCCGTGGCAGATGGACCTGATGAGCGTCGAATCCGCGGCGAACTTCCTGCGGGTGTGGGATCCGGCCCTGGTCCCGCTGCTGCTGCGAACCCCCGACTACGCCATGGCCGTCGAAGCCACCCTGCGCCCGGAACTCGACGAGGCCGCGCGCAGGCGGCGCGCGGATCTGCTGGTGGAGCGTCAGATACGTCTGCGCGAGCAGCAGGCGAGGGTGTGGGCGGTATTGCCGGTGTCCGCGCTGCGCTGTCGGGTGGGCGGGGCCGGGGTGATGCGTGAGCAGTTGTCCTCGCTGCGGGAGGCTGCCGATCAGCGGGAGTTGACGGTGCAGCTGCATGCTGAGGACGCGCCGCCGCATCCGCTGACTGGGCTCCCGGCACTGAGCCTGTACCGGGTGGAGACCCCGGAGATCGCGGACCATGTGGTGCGTGAGGGCGGGCTGCCCGGGACCGCGGATGTATGGGACACCGACAGCCCGGTGCAGGAGTACCGGACGATGCTGGACGTGTCGTGCGTGATGGCGATGAAACCGACTCAGACCAGAGAGGTGCTGCAGGATGAGTACGCCCGGCAATCCGCGTGA
- a CDS encoding ATP-binding protein, with translation MTTSLTARRRARTSLHLAHRPSACPRARTWAAEALTRWDATDEETDDVLLVMCELVTNAVIHTTGPIRAHLSRDQAGCYHVQVDDGGPTVPPAARPDEHDSDEHGRGLVIVDHLSARHGHSRAPYPYRSRAWAVLAPTTPHPAGPRTLVPAARTLEPAS, from the coding sequence GTGACCACCTCGCTCACCGCTCGCCGGCGCGCCCGGACCAGCCTTCACCTCGCCCACCGACCCAGCGCCTGCCCACGGGCCCGGACCTGGGCCGCCGAGGCCCTGACTCGCTGGGACGCGACGGACGAGGAGACGGACGACGTCCTGCTGGTGATGTGTGAGCTGGTCACCAACGCGGTCATCCACACCACCGGCCCGATCCGGGCCCACCTCAGCCGCGACCAGGCGGGCTGCTACCACGTCCAGGTCGATGACGGCGGCCCCACCGTTCCCCCCGCCGCCCGACCCGACGAACACGACAGCGACGAGCACGGCCGCGGCCTCGTCATCGTCGACCACCTTTCAGCCCGCCACGGACACAGCCGCGCTCCCTACCCCTACCGCTCACGCGCCTGGGCGGTCCTCGCCCCCACCACCCCCCACCCCGCCGGACCGCGCACCCTGGTTCCGGCCGCACGCACCCTGGAGCCCGCCTCATGA
- a CDS encoding SAM-dependent methyltransferase has translation MSTPGNPRDLPPQIDTSVAHSARVWNYWLGGKDNFPTDRAAGDAYREHYPLIETFARESRDFLRRTVTYLARDAGMRQFLDLGAGLPTANNTHEVAQRIAPESRIVYVDHDPLVLLHVHALLTSSPEGATAYVEADMRDTDAVLEGAAATLDLTKPVALVISDVLGHIVDWDDALSLVRRLVERLPSGGYLALSHSTASDETHRAVQDGYNKSGAIPYIFREPETTIAFFEGLEMVEPGMVSWPNWRPDATTGTTTARAGWGAVARIP, from the coding sequence ATGAGTACGCCCGGCAATCCGCGTGATCTGCCCCCGCAGATCGACACGAGCGTCGCGCACTCGGCCCGGGTGTGGAACTACTGGCTCGGCGGCAAGGACAACTTCCCGACCGACCGGGCGGCGGGCGACGCCTACCGCGAGCACTACCCGCTGATCGAGACGTTCGCCCGGGAGTCCCGGGACTTCCTGCGCCGGACGGTCACCTACCTCGCCCGGGACGCCGGCATGCGCCAGTTCCTCGACCTGGGCGCCGGGCTGCCGACGGCGAACAACACGCACGAGGTCGCCCAGCGGATCGCCCCGGAGTCCCGGATCGTCTACGTCGACCACGACCCCCTGGTGCTGCTCCATGTCCACGCGCTGCTGACCAGCAGCCCGGAGGGTGCGACCGCCTACGTCGAGGCGGACATGCGCGACACCGACGCCGTCCTCGAAGGCGCGGCCGCCACTTTGGACCTGACCAAGCCGGTCGCTCTGGTGATCTCCGACGTGCTGGGACACATCGTGGACTGGGACGACGCGCTGTCCCTGGTGCGGCGGCTGGTGGAGCGGCTGCCCTCGGGGGGCTACCTCGCGCTCAGCCACTCCACCGCCTCCGACGAGACACACCGCGCCGTCCAGGACGGCTACAACAAGAGCGGCGCGATCCCTTACATTTTCCGGGAGCCGGAGACCACGATCGCGTTCTTCGAAGGCCTGGAGATGGTGGAGCCGGGGATGGTGTCCTGGCCGAACTGGCGGCCCGACGCGACCACCGGCACCACCACGGCCCGGGCCGGCTGGGGTGCGGTCGCCCGCATCCCCTGA